In Acidovorax sp. GBBC 1281, a single window of DNA contains:
- a CDS encoding GAF domain-containing protein translates to MLLDYDPDDLDVKISELLVATSDSADPELPAAVPEVLKLLRTRLGMDVAFVSQLTADHRTIMAVDSAPDFSPVEVGRSDPVEESWCQRVVEGRLPERMEDAAPYIASGKAPDPGFPIGTHLSTPVRLSGGAVYGTLCCFSRGVRADADIDRLRYTANLLAARLAPGSARA, encoded by the coding sequence ATGCTTTTAGATTACGACCCCGACGACCTCGACGTCAAGATTTCGGAGCTGCTGGTCGCGACCAGCGATTCCGCCGACCCTGAGCTTCCCGCCGCCGTTCCGGAGGTGCTGAAACTGCTGCGCACGCGGCTGGGCATGGACGTCGCCTTCGTGTCCCAGCTCACGGCCGACCACCGCACCATCATGGCCGTGGACAGCGCGCCGGATTTCTCGCCGGTGGAAGTGGGCCGGTCCGACCCGGTCGAAGAAAGCTGGTGCCAACGGGTGGTCGAAGGCCGGTTGCCGGAGCGGATGGAAGATGCCGCGCCCTACATCGCGTCCGGCAAGGCGCCGGACCCGGGGTTCCCCATCGGCACCCATCTGAGCACGCCGGTGCGCCTGTCCGGCGGGGCGGTGTACGGCACGTTGTGCTGCTTCAGCCGCGGTGTTCGTGCCGATGCGGACATCGACCGGCTGCGTTACACGGCCAACCTGCTGGCCGCGCGGCTGGCGCCGGGTTCGGCGCGGGCTTGA
- the ppsR gene encoding posphoenolpyruvate synthetase regulatory kinase/phosphorylase PpsR: MHTRTVFFISDGTGITAETFGNAILAQFDMKPRHVRLPFIDTEDKAHQAVRQINHTADVEGKKPIVFTTLVNMGVLRVIQEGCKGMLLDMFGTFIRPLETELGTKSHHRVGRFSDVSLSKEYTDRIEAINFSLDHDDGQSHRDLAGADVILVGVSRSGKTPTSLYLAMQCGLKVANYPLIPEDFERRQLPPALEPHRKKIFGLTIQPERLSQIRNERRPNSRYAALDNCRNEVSEAEAMMRRAGIRWLSTTTKSIEEIATTILQEVRPERLVY, from the coding sequence ATGCACACGCGCACCGTTTTCTTCATCTCCGACGGCACCGGCATCACGGCCGAAACCTTCGGCAACGCCATCCTGGCCCAGTTCGACATGAAGCCGCGCCACGTGCGCCTGCCCTTCATCGACACCGAGGACAAGGCGCACCAGGCCGTGCGGCAGATCAACCACACGGCGGACGTGGAGGGCAAGAAGCCCATCGTCTTCACCACCTTGGTCAACATGGGCGTGCTGCGCGTCATCCAGGAAGGCTGCAAGGGCATGCTGCTGGACATGTTCGGCACCTTCATCCGGCCGCTGGAGACCGAGCTGGGCACCAAGTCGCACCACCGCGTGGGGCGTTTTTCGGACGTGAGCCTGAGCAAGGAATACACCGACCGCATCGAGGCGATCAACTTCAGCCTGGACCACGACGACGGCCAGAGCCACCGCGACCTGGCCGGCGCCGACGTGATCCTGGTGGGCGTGTCGCGCAGCGGCAAGACCCCCACCAGCCTGTACCTGGCCATGCAGTGCGGCCTGAAGGTGGCCAACTATCCGCTGATTCCCGAGGACTTCGAGCGGCGCCAGCTGCCCCCGGCGCTGGAGCCGCACCGCAAGAAGATCTTCGGGCTGACGATCCAGCCCGAGCGGCTTTCGCAGATCCGCAACGAACGGCGCCCCAACTCCCGGTACGCGGCACTGGACAACTGCCGCAACGAGGTGTCCGAGGCCGAGGCGATGATGCGGCGCGCAGGCATCCGCTGGCTGTCCACGACCACCAAAAGCATCGAGGAAATCGCCACGACCATCCTGCAGGAAGTGCGTCCCGAGCGGCTGGTGTATTGA